Proteins found in one Hirundo rustica isolate bHirRus1 chromosome Z, bHirRus1.pri.v3, whole genome shotgun sequence genomic segment:
- the DIMT1 gene encoding probable dimethyladenosine transferase — protein MPKARAGKRAERREGRAGGILFNTGAGQHILKNPLVVNSIIDKAALRRTDVILEVGPGTGNLTVKMLEKVKKVIACEIDPRLVGELQKRVQGTCLANKLEIKVGDILKTDLPFFDACVANLPYQISSPFVFKLLLHRPFFRCAILMFQREFALRLVAKPGSKLYCRLSINTQLLARVDHLMKVGKNNFRPPPKVESSVVRIEPKNPPPPINFQEWDGLVRIAFVRKNKTLSAAFKSSAVEQLLDHNYRIHCSLHNTEIPENFKIAEKIQTVLKDTGYSEKRARSMDIDDFIRLLHGFNSEGIHFS, from the exons ATGCCCAAAGCGCGGGCCGGGAAGCGGGCGGAGCGCCGGGAGGGCCGCGCCGGCG GCATCCTGTTCAACACTGGGGCCGGGCAGCACATCCTGAAGAACCCCCTCGTGGTGAACAGCATCATCGATAAG GCTGCCCTGCGACGCACGGATGTCATTCTGGAAGTGGGCCCCGGAACTGGAAACCTGACAGTAAAAATGCTGGAGAAAGTAAAAAAG gttattGCATGTGAAATTGACCCTAGACTTGTTGGTGAGCTTCAGAAGAGAGTCCAGGGCAC GTGTCTAGCAAACAAACTTGAAATCAAGGTTGgagatattttgaaaacagactTACCATTCTTTGATGCATGTGTGGCTAATTTGCCTTACCAG atttcttcaccttttgttttcaagttGTTGCTTCATAGACCTTTTTTCAG GTGTGCAATCCTTATGTTTCAAAGGGAATTTGCACTTCGTTTGGTTGCAAAACCAGGAAGTAAACTGTACTGCAGACTCTCTATTAATACTCAGTTATTGGCTCGAGTGGACCATCTGATGAAG GTTGGAAAGAACAACTTCAGGCCTCCTCCCAAAGTTGAATCCAGTGTTGTCAGAATAGAGCCAAAGAACCCACCACCACCTATCAACTTCCAG gagTGGGATGGTCTGGTAAGGATAGCCTTTGTTAGGAAAAACAAGACACTATCTGCAGCATTTAA ATCAAGTGCTGTAGAGCAGTTGCTGGATCATAATTACCGAATTCATTGTTCCTTACATAATACA GAAATCCCTGAAAACTTCAAAATTGCAGAGAAAATACAGACAGTTCTAAAAGATACAGGTTACTCTGAAAAACGAGCCCGTTCAATGGATATAGATGATTTCATTcg ATTGCTACATGGCTTCAATTCAGAAGGCATCCATTTTTCATAG